From a single Nostoc sp. MS1 genomic region:
- a CDS encoding succinylglutamate desuccinylase/aspartoacylase family protein: MFPHIETIFLRQMASGDRLNLQIYKFIGAQPGKKVYIQSNLHGAEIVGNAVIHQLIEYLVSINDTDLIGEIWLVPVCNPMGTNERAQHFSPGRYCPYESKDWNRIFWDYEKETDDLLGFAKSQVDSSLEEIRQNYLHLIQKKFTRNLTQINSAASVPYTERFRHQLQSLSLNADYLIDIHSSNNQGLDYIYYFRHREGSARYFLLEFGILLNKYDGDAFDEAFIKPWLALEDCFAQLGKEIKFDIEAWTLELGAGMQMNPDSVSKGVQGIKNYLAEKGVLQVDSLPLSESQSHQMYFVQSRNRTKYYAIAGGMIQSRVKLGSQVKVGERLYQILSFNKENHLPTVIDVFAADTGLVYDVSTNQAVNQGEFVLGIIY, encoded by the coding sequence ATGTTTCCTCACATTGAAACTATATTTTTGCGGCAGATGGCTTCGGGCGATCGCTTAAATTTACAAATCTACAAATTCATCGGCGCTCAACCTGGAAAAAAGGTTTATATACAATCAAATCTCCACGGTGCAGAAATTGTTGGTAATGCTGTTATTCATCAATTAATTGAGTATTTGGTATCAATCAATGACACTGATTTGATTGGGGAAATCTGGCTAGTTCCTGTATGTAATCCGATGGGAACTAATGAACGCGCTCAACATTTTTCTCCAGGACGATATTGTCCTTATGAGTCTAAGGATTGGAATCGGATATTTTGGGATTACGAAAAGGAAACTGATGATTTATTGGGTTTTGCCAAGTCTCAAGTTGATTCGAGCTTAGAGGAAATTCGCCAAAATTATTTGCATCTGATTCAAAAAAAGTTTACTAGGAATTTGACACAAATTAACTCTGCTGCTAGTGTACCTTATACTGAAAGATTTCGCCATCAACTACAATCACTCAGTTTAAATGCAGATTATTTGATTGATATTCACAGTTCTAATAATCAAGGTTTAGACTATATTTATTACTTCCGTCATCGAGAAGGAAGCGCGAGGTATTTCTTACTAGAATTTGGAATTTTATTAAATAAATATGATGGTGATGCTTTTGATGAAGCATTCATTAAACCTTGGTTGGCATTAGAAGATTGTTTTGCACAACTGGGTAAAGAAATTAAATTTGATATAGAAGCTTGGACTTTAGAATTAGGTGCAGGAATGCAAATGAATCCTGATTCGGTTAGTAAAGGTGTTCAAGGGATAAAAAATTATTTAGCTGAGAAAGGAGTTTTACAAGTTGATAGTTTACCTTTATCAGAAAGCCAATCTCACCAAATGTATTTTGTTCAAAGTCGGAATAGGACAAAATATTATGCGATCGCAGGTGGAATGATTCAATCTAGAGTAAAATTAGGTTCGCAAGTAAAAGTAGGGGAAAGACTATATCAAATCCTTAGTTTTAATAAAGAAAATCATCTACCTACTGTTATTGATGTTTTTGCGGCTGACACTGGATTAGTGTATGATGTTTCCACTAACCAAGCTGTAAATCAAGGTGAGTTTGTTTTAGGAATTATTTACTAA
- the era gene encoding GTPase Era produces MTAELTVASIDNYISPFSGEVSIPQAPPEFKSGFIGIIGRPNVGKSTLMNQLVGQKIAITSPVAQTTRNRLRGIVTTPEAQLIFVDTPGIHKPHHQLGEVLVQNAKIAIESVDVVLFVVDGSVACGAGDRFIADLLTRSQTPVILGINKVDQQPANFQPIDDSYQQLAGTYQWPIVKFSAKTGAELPQLQQVLIEHVDNGPYYYPPDLVTDQPERFIMGELIREQILLLTREEVPHSVAIAIDLVEETPSITRVLATIHVERDSQKGILIGKGGSMLKSIGSTAREQIQKLISGKVYLELFVKVQPKWRHSRIRLAELGYRVEE; encoded by the coding sequence ATGACGGCGGAACTAACAGTGGCTAGTATTGATAATTACATCTCTCCTTTTTCGGGCGAAGTATCAATCCCCCAAGCTCCACCTGAATTTAAGTCTGGTTTTATTGGCATTATTGGCCGTCCTAATGTTGGTAAATCTACTTTGATGAATCAATTAGTAGGTCAAAAAATTGCTATTACATCACCAGTAGCTCAAACAACACGCAATCGTTTAAGAGGAATTGTTACTACACCAGAGGCGCAATTAATTTTCGTTGATACACCAGGGATTCACAAACCCCATCATCAATTAGGTGAAGTGCTGGTACAAAATGCGAAAATCGCTATCGAATCTGTAGATGTAGTGCTGTTTGTCGTTGATGGTAGCGTAGCTTGTGGTGCTGGCGATCGCTTTATTGCTGATTTACTCACCCGCAGCCAAACCCCCGTCATATTGGGTATCAACAAAGTAGACCAACAACCCGCAAATTTTCAACCTATAGATGATAGCTACCAGCAGTTAGCAGGTACTTATCAATGGCCGATAGTCAAATTCTCCGCTAAGACTGGTGCAGAATTACCTCAATTACAGCAAGTATTAATAGAACATGTAGATAACGGGCCGTACTACTATCCCCCAGATTTGGTAACAGACCAGCCAGAAAGGTTTATTATGGGGGAATTAATTCGTGAGCAGATTTTGCTACTTACTCGTGAAGAAGTACCCCATTCAGTGGCGATCGCTATAGACTTAGTAGAAGAAACACCAAGCATTACCCGCGTCCTGGCGACAATTCACGTTGAGCGTGATTCCCAAAAAGGTATCCTCATCGGTAAAGGTGGCTCAATGCTCAAATCAATTGGTAGCACCGCCCGTGAACAAATTCAAAAGCTAATTTCTGGTAAAGTCTACTTAGAATTATTTGTCAAAGTCCAACCAAAGTGGCGACACTCCCGCATCAGATTAGCAGAGTTAGGCTATCGGGTGGAAGAATAA
- a CDS encoding response regulator, with the protein MSPNISYRLNLPNDTARLRVLIVEDDPMMQLGLEQSLMAHPQLEIVGQAEDGYLGVQAALKLKPDLVVMDIGLPRLDGIAATQQIKAALPETHVVMLTSHKTETEIIAALSSGADAYCIKGASVDRLLNAIASAVDGAAYLDPQIARQVIENLKPPTAKGNTANLSGRELEVLKLMVEGLSNPEIAEKLYLSPNTVKTHVRGIMNKLAVDDRVQAAVVALRSGLV; encoded by the coding sequence ATGTCACCAAATATTAGCTATCGTTTAAATCTACCTAATGATACTGCTCGGTTGCGAGTTTTGATTGTAGAAGATGATCCGATGATGCAACTGGGGTTGGAACAGTCGTTGATGGCGCATCCTCAACTTGAAATTGTGGGACAAGCGGAAGATGGTTATTTGGGTGTACAAGCTGCACTCAAACTTAAACCTGATTTGGTGGTGATGGATATTGGCTTACCGCGACTTGATGGTATTGCAGCCACACAACAAATCAAAGCTGCATTACCAGAAACTCATGTGGTGATGTTGACATCACACAAAACAGAAACAGAAATTATTGCTGCACTTTCTAGTGGCGCAGATGCTTATTGTATCAAAGGTGCGAGTGTTGATAGATTATTGAATGCGATCGCCTCTGCTGTTGATGGTGCAGCTTATCTCGATCCCCAAATTGCGCGTCAAGTGATTGAAAATCTCAAACCCCCAACAGCTAAGGGAAACACCGCAAATTTATCAGGACGCGAGTTAGAAGTATTAAAACTCATGGTAGAAGGATTGAGTAACCCAGAAATAGCTGAAAAACTTTATCTTAGTCCCAATACAGTTAAAACCCACGTTCGAGGCATTATGAATAAGTTAGCAGTTGATGACCGAGTACAGGCTGCTGTTGTTGCCTTGCGTTCTGGGTTAGTTTGA
- the mgtA gene encoding magnesium-translocating P-type ATPase, translating to MNQQKPFWNIPVAELLQQFQTTPQGLTTATAKQRLEKYGANRLKPKKKSDTLTLLLAQFQSPIILILISAAILSIFLNDRTDAFIIFAIVLISGLLGFWQERGAADAIEKLLLIVQIKTNVLRDGKSQEVSAEDIVPGDVVCLSAGDNIPGDCIILDSKNLFINEAALTGETYPVAKVEGLVPLQTSLSQRTNVLFMGTYVVSGTVKALVVATGKATEFGKVSERLKFRPPETEFEQGVRKFGYFLMEVTLLLVLGIFAGNVLLKRPVLDSFLFSLALAVGLTPQLLPAIISINLAHGAKQMAGKSVIVKRLAAIENFGSMNVLCSDKTGTLTEGVVKIHSAVDYEGKQSDRLLFLAYLNASFETGFVNPIDQAIRGACTFDISAYEKLDEVPYDFIRKRLSILVRKDDTQMMISKGALQSILNICSFVETGEQTIIDIDSLQPQIQQYFEGLGQQGFRVLGVAYRNLDTTTLSKQDENNMTFLGCLVFFDPPKPGIIHTVTELKQTGVSLKIITGDSHAVAASLSQQIGLSQPKILTGADLHQISDEALMHQVNLIDVFAEVEPNQKEDIILALKKAGNVVGYMGDGINDASALHAADVGISVNSAVDVAKDAADIVLLEQDLDVLLQGIKEGRTTFANTLKYVFMATSANFGNMFSMAGASLLLPFLPLLPKQILLTNLMTDFPEMTIATDRVDREMVDKPHRWDINFIRNFMLVFGTLSSIFDYLTFAILIFVLHATPDQFRTGWFMESVISASMIVLVIRTRQPLFQSKPGKYLSIATIAIVIVTLLLPFTPVAALFGFQPLPITFMLALAGIMALYITAAEKIKQIFYEKTNF from the coding sequence GTGAACCAACAAAAACCTTTTTGGAACATTCCAGTAGCAGAACTACTCCAGCAATTTCAAACTACACCTCAAGGTTTAACCACTGCAACAGCAAAACAACGTCTAGAAAAATACGGTGCAAATCGCCTCAAGCCCAAAAAGAAATCAGATACATTAACTTTATTATTAGCGCAATTTCAAAGTCCAATTATTCTTATCCTCATCTCCGCAGCAATTCTTTCTATTTTTCTGAATGATAGAACAGATGCGTTTATCATCTTTGCCATTGTTTTGATAAGCGGGTTGCTGGGTTTTTGGCAGGAAAGAGGTGCAGCAGATGCAATTGAGAAATTGCTTTTAATTGTGCAAATTAAGACTAATGTTCTGCGAGATGGGAAAAGTCAAGAAGTTTCCGCAGAAGATATTGTACCTGGGGATGTGGTGTGTTTATCAGCAGGGGATAATATCCCTGGAGACTGCATAATTCTTGACTCGAAAAATTTATTTATCAATGAAGCCGCTTTAACTGGTGAAACTTACCCAGTCGCTAAAGTAGAGGGTTTAGTACCACTGCAAACATCCTTAAGTCAGCGCACAAATGTCTTATTTATGGGGACATATGTAGTTAGTGGGACAGTGAAGGCTTTAGTAGTGGCTACAGGTAAGGCAACAGAATTTGGTAAGGTATCAGAACGACTAAAATTTCGACCCCCAGAAACAGAATTTGAACAAGGAGTCCGCAAATTTGGCTACTTCTTAATGGAAGTCACATTGCTGTTAGTCCTTGGTATTTTTGCTGGGAATGTTTTACTCAAGCGTCCAGTTTTAGACTCGTTTCTTTTTTCTCTAGCACTAGCTGTAGGACTGACACCCCAACTATTACCTGCAATTATCAGTATTAACTTAGCTCACGGCGCAAAACAAATGGCAGGTAAAAGCGTAATTGTTAAGCGACTAGCAGCAATTGAGAACTTCGGCAGTATGAATGTGCTGTGTTCTGATAAGACGGGTACGCTGACTGAAGGAGTGGTTAAAATTCACTCTGCTGTGGATTATGAGGGTAAACAGAGCGATCGCTTACTTTTTTTAGCTTATCTTAACGCCAGTTTTGAAACCGGATTTGTTAACCCAATTGATCAAGCTATTCGTGGTGCTTGTACCTTCGATATTTCAGCTTATGAAAAGCTAGATGAAGTTCCCTACGATTTTATCCGCAAGCGTTTGAGTATTTTAGTCCGTAAAGATGATACTCAAATGATGATTTCTAAGGGAGCATTACAAAGTATTCTCAACATTTGCTCTTTTGTAGAAACTGGCGAGCAGACAATTATCGACATAGATAGTCTACAGCCGCAAATCCAGCAGTATTTTGAAGGTTTAGGACAACAAGGGTTTCGAGTTTTAGGCGTTGCTTACCGTAATTTGGATACTACCACACTCAGTAAACAAGATGAAAATAATATGACCTTTTTGGGTTGTTTAGTCTTTTTTGACCCACCCAAACCCGGCATTATTCACACCGTTACCGAACTCAAACAAACAGGAGTCTCTCTAAAAATTATTACAGGTGATAGTCATGCCGTTGCCGCTAGTTTAAGTCAACAAATCGGACTATCCCAACCTAAAATTCTCACAGGAGCAGATTTGCATCAAATCAGCGATGAAGCGTTGATGCACCAAGTAAATTTAATAGACGTGTTTGCAGAAGTTGAGCCTAACCAGAAAGAAGATATTATTCTGGCGTTAAAGAAAGCTGGTAATGTAGTCGGTTATATGGGAGATGGAATTAATGATGCTTCCGCTCTCCATGCAGCCGATGTGGGTATTTCTGTTAATAGCGCGGTTGATGTCGCCAAAGATGCAGCTGATATTGTTTTGCTAGAGCAAGATTTAGATGTGCTACTGCAAGGAATTAAAGAAGGACGCACCACCTTTGCTAACACACTCAAGTATGTATTTATGGCAACTAGCGCCAATTTTGGCAATATGTTCAGCATGGCAGGAGCTTCATTACTCTTACCATTTTTACCTCTATTACCAAAGCAAATTCTTCTCACCAATTTAATGACCGACTTTCCCGAAATGACCATTGCTACAGATAGAGTAGACCGGGAAATGGTTGATAAACCTCATCGTTGGGATATCAACTTTATCCGCAATTTTATGTTAGTTTTTGGCACACTCAGTTCCATATTTGATTATCTTACCTTTGCTATATTAATATTCGTTTTACATGCCACACCTGACCAGTTTCGTACAGGCTGGTTTATGGAGTCTGTTATTTCCGCTTCGATGATTGTCTTAGTCATCCGCACTCGCCAACCGCTTTTCCAAAGTAAACCAGGCAAGTATTTGTCAATCGCTACAATTGCCATTGTGATTGTGACATTATTATTGCCCTTTACTCCTGTAGCAGCATTATTTGGATTTCAACCACTGCCAATTACATTCATGCTAGCTTTGGCAGGAATTATGGCTTTGTATATCACTGCCGCAGAAAAAATAAAACAAATCTTCTATGAAAAAACCAACTTTTAA
- a CDS encoding cation diffusion facilitator family transporter, producing the protein MSSQTARSYAYLSIVAAIVTIGLKFGAYLLTGSVGLLSDAIESCVNLVAAIVALWALTYAAKPADAEHTFGHSKAEYFSSGAEGGLIVVAAISIAVEAWGRLQHPEPLTQLGLGLVLSVVATAVNGAVAYVLLKAGRRLRSITLRADAHHLLTDVWTSGGVILGIFLVKVTGWLILDPVIALLVAVNIVWAGFKLLKETFFGLLDTSLPQEEMEIIRRILDEYADQGIQFHALRTRLAGTRRFISFHVLVPGAWTVLQGHDLCEAIELKIIHALHGSNVTTHLEPLEDPASWNDLELERSSNK; encoded by the coding sequence ATGAGTAGTCAAACAGCACGTTCCTACGCTTACCTATCAATTGTCGCAGCAATCGTGACTATTGGCTTAAAATTTGGGGCTTATCTGCTAACGGGGTCGGTAGGTTTGCTTTCTGATGCAATTGAATCATGTGTAAATCTTGTGGCGGCAATTGTGGCACTTTGGGCATTAACCTATGCTGCCAAACCAGCCGATGCAGAGCATACTTTTGGACATTCTAAAGCAGAATATTTTTCCAGTGGGGCTGAAGGGGGGTTAATTGTAGTCGCAGCAATTAGTATTGCCGTAGAAGCTTGGGGACGTTTACAGCATCCCGAACCACTGACTCAACTGGGGTTAGGTCTAGTATTATCAGTAGTGGCGACAGCCGTTAACGGTGCAGTGGCTTATGTTCTACTCAAAGCAGGAAGACGCTTACGTTCTATTACCTTACGGGCAGATGCTCACCATTTATTAACTGATGTTTGGACTTCTGGCGGCGTAATTCTAGGAATTTTTCTTGTGAAGGTAACTGGTTGGTTAATACTTGACCCAGTTATTGCTTTGTTGGTGGCAGTAAATATTGTTTGGGCTGGATTTAAGCTGTTGAAAGAAACCTTTTTTGGACTCCTGGATACGTCTTTACCACAAGAAGAAATGGAGATAATTCGGAGAATACTAGATGAATATGCTGACCAAGGCATCCAGTTTCACGCCTTGCGTACTCGGCTTGCAGGTACACGGCGTTTTATCTCCTTTCACGTTTTAGTCCCAGGCGCTTGGACAGTATTGCAAGGACATGATTTGTGTGAAGCTATTGAGTTAAAAATCATTCACGCCTTACATGGAAGTAATGTTACTACTCACCTCGAACCTTTAGAAGACCCCGCATCCTGGAATGATTTGGAACTAGAACGCAGTAGTAATAAATAG
- the bchB gene encoding ferredoxin:protochlorophyllide reductase (ATP-dependent) subunit B, which produces MKLAYWMYAGPAHIGTLRVATSFKNVHAIMHAPLGDDYFNVMRSMLSRERDFTPVTTSVVDRHVLSRGSQEKVVDNITRKDAEEHPDLIVLTPTCTSSILQEDLHNFVERAQLEAKGDVILADVNHYRANELQAGDRTLHQIVQFYIEKARKKGELPTSKTEKPSVNIIGISTLGFHNNHDCTELKRLMADLGIEVNAVIPEGASVHELKNLPKAWFNLAPYRELGLMTANYLEAEFGTPCIDIAPMGVVETARCIRKIQEVINAQGADVNYEEYINEQTLYVSQAAWFSRSIDCQNLTGKKAVVFGDNTHAAALTKILSREMGIHVVWAGTYCKYDAEWFREQVQDYCDEVLITDDHGAIGDAIARVEPSAIFGTQMERHVGKRLDIPCGVIAAPIHVQNFPIGYKPFLGYEGTNQITDLIYNSFTLGMEDHLLEIFGGHDTKEVITKGISAESDLNWTKDGLAELNKIPGFVRGKVKRNTEKFARDRGFKDISAEVLYAAKEAVGA; this is translated from the coding sequence ATGAAATTGGCTTACTGGATGTATGCAGGCCCAGCCCATATTGGCACTTTGCGAGTCGCTACTTCATTTAAAAACGTCCATGCTATCATGCACGCGCCTTTGGGCGATGATTACTTTAACGTCATGCGCTCAATGTTATCGCGGGAGCGTGACTTTACACCTGTCACCACCAGCGTTGTTGACCGCCATGTTTTATCCCGTGGTTCACAAGAAAAGGTAGTTGATAATATCACCCGTAAAGATGCTGAGGAACATCCAGATTTAATAGTTTTAACTCCCACCTGTACCTCTAGTATTCTGCAAGAAGACTTACACAACTTTGTAGAACGCGCCCAGTTGGAAGCTAAAGGGGATGTGATACTGGCGGATGTAAACCATTATCGGGCGAATGAACTGCAAGCAGGCGATCGCACGCTCCACCAAATTGTGCAATTCTACATCGAGAAAGCCCGGAAAAAAGGCGAACTCCCCACAAGCAAAACCGAAAAACCATCAGTTAACATCATTGGTATTTCCACTCTCGGTTTCCACAACAACCACGACTGCACCGAACTCAAACGCCTCATGGCTGATTTGGGAATTGAGGTTAACGCCGTCATTCCTGAAGGCGCGTCTGTCCACGAATTGAAAAATTTACCCAAGGCTTGGTTTAACCTCGCTCCTTATCGGGAATTGGGTTTAATGACGGCTAATTACTTAGAAGCAGAATTTGGGACACCTTGCATAGATATTGCCCCTATGGGTGTAGTAGAAACTGCTAGATGTATCCGTAAAATTCAGGAAGTAATTAACGCTCAAGGTGCTGATGTAAATTACGAAGAATACATCAACGAGCAAACCCTGTATGTATCACAGGCTGCTTGGTTTTCCCGTTCCATCGACTGTCAAAACCTCACAGGTAAAAAAGCCGTAGTCTTTGGCGACAACACCCACGCAGCAGCCCTAACCAAAATCCTTTCCCGCGAAATGGGGATTCATGTTGTGTGGGCAGGAACTTATTGCAAATATGATGCAGAATGGTTCCGTGAACAGGTGCAAGACTATTGTGATGAAGTCCTAATTACCGATGATCATGGCGCAATTGGTGATGCGATCGCCCGTGTTGAACCCTCCGCCATCTTCGGTACGCAAATGGAACGCCACGTTGGCAAACGTTTAGATATTCCCTGTGGTGTAATTGCTGCACCCATCCATGTCCAAAACTTCCCCATCGGTTACAAACCATTCTTAGGTTATGAAGGGACAAATCAAATTACAGATTTAATTTATAACTCCTTCACCTTGGGGATGGAAGACCACTTATTAGAAATATTTGGTGGACACGATACCAAAGAAGTAATTACCAAAGGAATTTCGGCTGAATCTGACCTAAACTGGACAAAAGATGGTCTAGCAGAATTAAACAAAATTCCTGGTTTTGTGCGCGGAAAAGTGAAGAGAAATACCGAGAAATTTGCCCGCGATCGCGGTTTCAAAGACATCTCCGCCGAAGTGCTATATGCTGCAAAAGAAGCAGTAGGAGCATAA
- a CDS encoding PAS domain S-box protein — MLNVDQVNYKLADEVTALRQRVAELERMERYYQHRQVELEQQIGDLEAKLAKAQIADVPVNTEIETNQQLDISITLKRLQQEIFQRQQIDAALGESEERLRLALNAAHLGFWDWNILTKKVVWSENHELLFGLVPGSFNGTYETFLSCIHPEDKESVTQVINACLENKTEYYDEFRVVWPDKSAHWIAAKGKFFYGDQGQPVRMIGVCMDITQSKHLEENTRQLASQVQEQANVLNAILATSVDHIYILNRTGRYQYVSHGGASVLGLHPQQMIGKTVQELDLPPDLIDKVNGQFLAVMAGGKPIRDECAYVAADGIHYYEYILTPLRNVNQEIEGVITVSRDITKHKHAEQSIRDSESRFRRLFESNLIGVAFWNINGFITDANDAYLQTVGYTREEFDRLGKINWLELTPPEYHQLDDRAIAEVKANGISRIYEKQYIHRNGRRVSIVLGIALLNDCDDQGVAFVLDISERKLVEQQRDRLLCAERIARKEAEIANRIKDEFLAVLSHELRTPLNPILGWSKLLRSRQFDAATTDRALETIERNARLQTQLIEDLLDVSRILQGKLSLNVSPVSLPMVIEAAIDTVRLAAEAKNIKIQTVFDPHVGQLMGDANRLQQVVWNLLSNAVKFTPTGGKVEIHLKEFNQQAQIQVIDTGKGITLEFLPYVFDYFRQADGTTTRKFGGLGLGLAIVRQVVELHGGTVVAQSAGEGLGATFTVNLPLSLKNETMNHEEQTPGSNNSQPLNLSGVRVLIVDDEPDIRDLVSFILEDYEVEVTAVSSAQEALEALSQSLPDVLVSDIGMPDVDGYMLIRQIRERSPQEGGDIPAIALTAYAGEINQQQALASGFHLHISKPVDPDALIEAIGSLIKVARK; from the coding sequence ATGCTAAACGTCGATCAAGTTAACTATAAACTTGCTGATGAAGTAACAGCTCTACGGCAGCGTGTAGCCGAGTTAGAGCGCATGGAAAGATATTATCAGCACAGACAAGTCGAACTTGAGCAGCAAATAGGAGACTTAGAGGCAAAACTAGCAAAGGCACAGATAGCTGATGTTCCCGTCAACACTGAGATAGAAACAAATCAGCAATTAGATATATCAATTACCTTAAAGCGACTCCAGCAAGAAATTTTTCAAAGACAACAGATTGATGCAGCGTTAGGAGAAAGTGAAGAACGCTTGAGGCTGGCTTTGAATGCAGCCCATTTGGGTTTTTGGGATTGGAATATTTTGACTAAAAAAGTTGTTTGGTCAGAAAACCATGAATTATTATTTGGTCTTGTGCCTGGTAGCTTTAATGGCACTTATGAAACGTTTTTATCCTGTATTCATCCCGAAGATAAGGAATCAGTCACTCAAGTAATTAATGCTTGCTTAGAAAATAAAACTGAATATTACGATGAATTTCGGGTTGTTTGGCCAGACAAAAGCGCACATTGGATTGCAGCCAAGGGTAAATTTTTCTATGGCGACCAAGGACAGCCTGTGCGGATGATAGGGGTTTGCATGGATATTACCCAAAGCAAACATTTAGAAGAAAATACTCGACAATTAGCAAGCCAAGTTCAAGAACAAGCAAATGTCCTCAATGCCATCCTCGCTACATCTGTAGACCACATTTATATTCTCAATCGTACAGGCCGCTATCAATATGTGAGTCATGGTGGTGCGTCTGTATTAGGTCTTCATCCACAGCAGATGATTGGTAAGACTGTACAAGAACTTGATTTACCCCCAGATTTGATAGATAAGGTAAATGGTCAATTTCTAGCCGTGATGGCAGGCGGGAAACCGATTAGAGATGAATGTGCATATGTAGCAGCAGATGGCATTCATTATTATGAATATATCCTCACACCTTTACGCAACGTTAATCAGGAAATTGAGGGTGTAATTACAGTCTCACGAGATATTACCAAACACAAACATGCTGAACAATCTATCCGTGATAGTGAAAGCAGATTTCGCCGTTTGTTTGAGTCTAACTTAATTGGCGTAGCTTTTTGGAACATCAATGGTTTCATCACCGATGCCAACGATGCCTATTTACAAACAGTTGGTTATACTCGTGAGGAGTTTGACCGCTTAGGTAAAATCAATTGGTTAGAACTTACTCCCCCAGAGTATCATCAGTTAGACGATCGCGCGATCGCTGAAGTTAAAGCCAACGGTATTTCTCGAATTTACGAAAAGCAATATATCCACCGCAATGGTAGGCGAGTGTCTATTGTATTGGGAATAGCCTTGCTCAACGACTGTGATGACCAAGGAGTAGCCTTTGTACTCGATATTAGCGAACGTAAATTAGTAGAACAGCAACGCGATCGCTTACTGTGTGCCGAAAGAATAGCACGTAAAGAAGCCGAAATCGCCAACCGCATTAAAGATGAGTTTTTGGCGGTTCTCTCCCATGAACTACGTACCCCACTTAACCCGATTTTAGGCTGGTCAAAATTACTGCGATCGCGTCAGTTTGATGCTGCTACAACTGACCGCGCTTTAGAAACTATTGAACGTAACGCTAGATTACAAACTCAATTAATTGAAGATTTATTAGATGTCTCGCGTATCCTGCAAGGGAAATTAAGCCTGAATGTTTCTCCTGTGAGTTTACCAATGGTAATTGAAGCCGCAATTGACACCGTGCGACTAGCAGCAGAAGCAAAAAATATTAAAATTCAGACTGTATTCGACCCTCATGTGGGTCAACTGATGGGTGATGCCAATCGCCTACAACAAGTAGTCTGGAATTTGCTTTCTAATGCAGTGAAGTTTACACCCACAGGTGGTAAAGTAGAAATCCACCTCAAAGAATTTAATCAGCAAGCACAGATTCAAGTCATTGATACAGGTAAAGGAATTACACTAGAGTTTCTCCCTTATGTGTTCGATTACTTCCGTCAGGCTGATGGAACCACTACCCGCAAATTTGGTGGCTTAGGTTTAGGGTTAGCAATTGTGCGTCAAGTTGTAGAACTGCACGGTGGGACAGTGGTAGCTCAAAGTGCTGGCGAAGGTTTGGGGGCTACCTTTACCGTTAATTTACCGCTTTCACTCAAAAACGAAACAATGAACCATGAGGAGCAAACTCCCGGATCAAATAACTCTCAACCTCTAAACCTGTCTGGTGTGCGAGTTTTGATAGTAGATGATGAACCAGATATCCGCGACTTAGTTAGCTTTATTTTGGAAGATTACGAAGTAGAAGTTACAGCCGTATCATCTGCACAAGAAGCATTAGAAGCATTATCTCAATCCCTACCAGATGTTCTAGTCAGCGACATTGGTATGCCAGATGTCGATGGTTATATGCTCATACGTCAAATAAGAGAGCGATCGCCACAAGAGGGTGGAGATATACCCGCGATCGCCCTAACCGCCTACGCTGGCGAAATCAATCAACAACAAGCATTAGCGTCTGGTTTTCACCTGCACATATCCAAACCTGTAGATCCTGATGCGTTAATTGAGGCGATCGGTAGTTTGATTAAGGTAGCAAGGAAATAA